CGCCGTTTAAATGTTTTATCTAACAATATGTTAATTGGTTTGTTTTTTGTTCTACTTATTTTATCTTTAATTTTACCCACTAAAGTAGCCTTCATTACCGCCGTTGGTATTCCCTTCGCTTTTTTTGCAACAATAATATATTTTTTAACTACAGGTACTTCGCTTAATCTTTTAACCATGATGGGTTTAATTATCGTTATAGGTATGTTGGTTGATGATGCCATTGTGGTAACCGAAAATGTGCAAAGACATAGAGAAGACGGTTTATCTACAGAGGAATCGGCCATTAAAGGCACCCAACAAGTATGGGCCCCTATAACTGCTTCGGTAATGACCACAATTGTTGCGTTTACTCCCATGTTATTTATGTCGGGAATTATGGGTAAGTTTATTAAATTTATTCCCTTGGGAGTAATTGCCGCTTTATTTTTTAGCCTTTACGAGTGTTTTTTTATTTTACCTCATCACCTAGCACGATGGATTAGCACTAAAGATGTAGAAAAAGCGAAAAAAAAATCTTTAGCAAAGTACTGGAACCAGCGTGTCACTCCCCTATACGGCCGATTAATAGAAAAAGTTTTACAACGCCGTTACTTAGTTTCTGGAAGTTCTTTTGTGCTTTTTTTAGCGACTTTATTTTTAGCTACAAAAATGTCTTTTATTTTATTTCCCTCTGGAGGAATAGAAATTTTTCAAATTCGCTTTGAAGCAAACACAGGCACTCCTTTAAAAAAAGTGATACAGCTAGTAAGGCCTATTGAAAATGCTTTAAGCCAATTTAGTAAAAAAGAAGTTACCGACTTTACCACTCAAGTGGGTTTACAACAAAGTGACCCTGGAGACCCTAATACAAAAAGAGGTAACGAGTATGGACAAATTAATGTTTATTTAAGTCCCGCTACTAATAGAGACCGTACGGCTTTTACTATTATTGAAGAATTAAAAAGTTATGTGGGTGATTCTATAAAGGGTTTAAAAAAAATTAATTATGTACAAAAAAAAGGGGGACCTCCTGTGGGAAAACCCGTTAGTTTAGGTATTCGTGGAAAATCGTACAAAGACATACTAAATGCCGTGGCTAGCGCAAAAACCTTTTTGAAAACTGTTGACGGCGTTTTAGAAGTTGATGACAGCTATTTAGTGGGAAAATCGGAATTACAAATTAAAGTAAACCCTGTAGAGGCAGCGGCTGCCTCGTTATCCTTAGAAACTATTGGAAACTCTATTCGCGCCGCTTACGAAGGAGTAGTGGCTACTAGTATTAGAAAATTAGATGAAGAAATTGATATTCGCGTTTCTTTAGATGGTTTTAAAAATAATTCTGAAAAATCACTAATGAGCTTACCCATTCCTAATTTACAAGGAAATTTAATTCCCTTAAGCCGTTTGGCTCATTTACAAAAAACCAAAGGTATTTCTTTATACGAACACGAAAATAATAAAAGACAAGTGCGAGTTACTGCAAAAATTAACGAAGACATTACTAACTCCACTGCTGTTAATAAATTATTACGCAAGCAAGTAAAAAAATGGAACAGCCAATACCCTAAAGTAAATTATTTTTTTGGAGGGGAAGGGAAAGACAGCAAAGAAAGTATGCAGTCTTTAGCTAAAGCCTTTCTTATTGCCCTTTTTGGAATTTTTATGATTTTAATTTTAACTTTTAAAAATGTTTTACAAGCAGCATTAATTTTGTTTACCACTATTCCCTTAGGTGTTATGGCCGTTATTTGGACTTTTTATTTACATGGAAAACCTTTAACTTTTTTAGGCTTATTGGGAATAGTCGCTTTAGCTGGAGTGATAGTAAATAACGCCATTGTATTAGTCTCTTTTGTTAATGAAGAGCGAGCAGGTGGAGCCACTCTTACTGCTAGTATTATCACTGCTACAAAAATGCGCTTACGGCCTATTTTTTTAACCACTATTACCACTGTGGTAGGCATTTTACCAACCGCTTATGGCTGGGGAGGCTTAGACCCTTTTGTAGTGCCTATTGCTTTAGGTTTGGGTTGGGGCGTATTTTTTGGTGCTTTTTTAACCACTATAATTTTTCCTGCAAACTTAGCTATTTTAGATGACCTTCAAAGTTTTTGGCAAAAAAAATGGCAAGCCAAATTTAAGTAAGTAATTATTAGGGTCGCTTTAAAGAAACA
The Pseudobdellovibrionaceae bacterium DNA segment above includes these coding regions:
- a CDS encoding efflux RND transporter permease subunit — translated: RRLNVLSNNMLIGLFFVLLILSLILPTKVAFITAVGIPFAFFATIIYFLTTGTSLNLLTMMGLIIVIGMLVDDAIVVTENVQRHREDGLSTEESAIKGTQQVWAPITASVMTTIVAFTPMLFMSGIMGKFIKFIPLGVIAALFFSLYECFFILPHHLARWISTKDVEKAKKKSLAKYWNQRVTPLYGRLIEKVLQRRYLVSGSSFVLFLATLFLATKMSFILFPSGGIEIFQIRFEANTGTPLKKVIQLVRPIENALSQFSKKEVTDFTTQVGLQQSDPGDPNTKRGNEYGQINVYLSPATNRDRTAFTIIEELKSYVGDSIKGLKKINYVQKKGGPPVGKPVSLGIRGKSYKDILNAVASAKTFLKTVDGVLEVDDSYLVGKSELQIKVNPVEAAAASLSLETIGNSIRAAYEGVVATSIRKLDEEIDIRVSLDGFKNNSEKSLMSLPIPNLQGNLIPLSRLAHLQKTKGISLYEHENNKRQVRVTAKINEDITNSTAVNKLLRKQVKKWNSQYPKVNYFFGGEGKDSKESMQSLAKAFLIALFGIFMILILTFKNVLQAALILFTTIPLGVMAVIWTFYLHGKPLTFLGLLGIVALAGVIVNNAIVLVSFVNEERAGGATLTASIITATKMRLRPIFLTTITTVVGILPTAYGWGGLDPFVVPIALGLGWGVFFGAFLTTIIFPANLAILDDLQSFWQKKWQAKFK